A part of Sulfurirhabdus autotrophica genomic DNA contains:
- the hisI gene encoding phosphoribosyl-AMP cyclohydrolase, protein MSESWLSKVNWTHDGLVPVIAQETGTGKVLMFAWMNREALKRTAECGEAVYWSRSRKKLWHKGEESGHVQKVKEIRLDCDEDVILLEVEQIGGIACHTGRHDCFFQKLESDTWIIDAPVIKDPAEIYKK, encoded by the coding sequence GTGAGTGAAAGCTGGCTGAGTAAAGTGAATTGGACCCATGATGGTCTGGTACCGGTGATTGCACAGGAAACAGGAACCGGAAAAGTCTTGATGTTTGCGTGGATGAACCGGGAAGCGTTAAAGCGTACCGCTGAATGTGGTGAAGCAGTTTACTGGTCACGCTCACGAAAAAAACTCTGGCACAAGGGTGAAGAGTCTGGTCATGTGCAAAAAGTAAAAGAAATTCGCCTGGACTGCGACGAAGACGTAATATTGCTGGAAGTTGAACAAATCGGGGGGATAGCCTGTCATACAGGAAGACATGATTGCTTTTTCCAGAAACTGGAAAGCGATACCTGGATTATAGATGCCCCGGTAATTAAAGATCCGGCAGAGATATACAAAAAATGA
- the hisF gene encoding imidazole glycerol phosphate synthase subunit HisF, with protein sequence MGLAKRLIPCLDVTSGRVVKGVNFVGLRDAGDPVEIARRYDEQGADELTFLDITASSDERDIILHIIEEVASEVFIPLTVGGGVRKVDDVRRLLSAGADKVSINTAAVQNPQLVADAAAKFGTQCIVVAIDAKQVSTDPEPRWEVFTHGGRNATGMEAVEWALKLEALGAGEILLTSMDRDGTKNGFDLPLVRAISDAVGIPVIASGGVGNLDHLVQGVIKGHADAVLAASIFHFGEYTVHQAKEHMRRFGIEVRL encoded by the coding sequence ATGGGTTTAGCAAAAAGACTTATCCCTTGTCTGGACGTGACAAGTGGTCGTGTGGTTAAAGGGGTCAATTTCGTTGGCTTGCGAGATGCAGGGGACCCAGTTGAAATTGCCCGTCGATATGATGAACAAGGCGCAGATGAACTGACATTTCTGGACATTACAGCCAGCAGTGATGAGCGGGATATTATCCTGCATATTATTGAAGAAGTCGCATCGGAAGTGTTTATTCCACTCACGGTTGGTGGTGGTGTGAGAAAGGTCGATGACGTACGTCGTTTGTTGAGCGCAGGTGCAGATAAAGTAAGTATTAACACAGCGGCTGTTCAAAATCCGCAATTGGTGGCAGATGCAGCAGCAAAATTTGGAACCCAATGTATTGTTGTAGCGATTGATGCCAAGCAGGTTTCAACTGACCCTGAACCACGATGGGAAGTGTTCACTCACGGCGGTCGCAATGCAACGGGAATGGAAGCGGTGGAATGGGCGTTGAAACTGGAAGCGCTGGGAGCCGGTGAGATATTGTTAACCAGTATGGATCGTGATGGCACCAAGAATGGGTTTGATCTTCCCCTGGTGCGTGCCATTTCCGATGCGGTGGGTATACCTGTGATTGCCAGTGGCGGTGTGGGAAATCTGGATCATTTGGTGCAAGGTGTTATTAAGGGTCATGCGGATGCTGTGCTGGCAGCCAGTATTTTTCACTTTGGGGAATATACTGTCCATCAGGCAAAAGAACATATGCGCCGGTTTGGTATTGAGGTAAGGTTGTGA
- a CDS encoding phosphoribosyl-ATP diphosphatase, translating into MSETLSRLAEMLEQRKSADPQSSYVAKLYSKGLDSILKKIGEEATETVLAAKDGDRQHIIYETADLWFHCLVMLANQGIHPDEVLAELARREGLSGLEEKAARS; encoded by the coding sequence ATGAGTGAAACACTAAGCCGTCTTGCTGAAATGCTGGAACAACGAAAATCTGCTGATCCACAAAGCTCTTATGTCGCCAAGCTGTATAGTAAGGGATTAGACAGCATCCTGAAAAAAATTGGCGAAGAAGCTACTGAAACAGTGTTAGCCGCAAAAGATGGCGACAGACAACATATTATTTATGAAACGGCAGATTTGTGGTTTCATTGCCTGGTGATGTTGGCTAACCAGGGGATACACCCGGATGAAGTATTAGCCGAGCTGGCAAGACGTGAGGGATTGTCTGGTTTGGAAGAAAAAGCAGCAAGAAGCTAA